In Aggregicoccus sp. 17bor-14, the following are encoded in one genomic region:
- the cynR gene encoding transcriptional regulator CynR: MELRHLRYFTAVADTRHFGRAARSVHVSQPTLSQQIKQLEEELGTPLFERARTGVRLTQAGELFRTYASRALEDVDAGRVAVGALRGLATGALRVGYPPSMRGIVVPALATVLRRHPGLALSAEEGVVRRVERRLADGKLDVGLAYAPPRSPDLDAEPIFDSRLALVVARGHALAGAESVSAKQLARESFALLSRGLRVRGRVDAYFAATRIAPRVTLESNAVGTVLAIVRAGLAVTLLPEPHLTDAERLVVKRLSPAPRTELAALVWRKGAPRTPAAEVFAEAVRARAREGRG; the protein is encoded by the coding sequence ATGGAGCTCCGCCACCTTCGCTACTTCACGGCCGTTGCCGACACGCGGCACTTCGGGCGCGCTGCGCGCAGCGTGCACGTCTCGCAGCCCACGCTCTCGCAGCAGATAAAGCAGCTGGAGGAGGAGCTGGGCACGCCGCTCTTCGAGCGCGCGCGCACGGGCGTGCGCCTCACGCAGGCGGGCGAGCTGTTTCGCACCTACGCCTCGCGCGCGCTCGAGGACGTGGACGCGGGGAGGGTGGCGGTGGGCGCGCTGCGCGGGCTCGCCACCGGCGCGCTGCGCGTGGGCTACCCGCCGAGCATGCGCGGCATCGTGGTGCCCGCGCTCGCCACCGTGCTGCGCCGCCACCCCGGCCTCGCGCTGAGCGCCGAGGAGGGCGTGGTGCGGCGCGTGGAGCGGCGGCTCGCGGATGGCAAGCTGGACGTGGGCCTCGCGTACGCCCCGCCGCGCTCGCCGGACCTGGACGCGGAGCCCATCTTCGACAGCCGCCTCGCGCTCGTCGTGGCCCGGGGCCACGCGCTCGCGGGGGCGGAGTCGGTCAGCGCGAAGCAGCTCGCGCGCGAGTCCTTTGCGCTGCTCTCGCGCGGCCTGCGCGTGCGCGGCCGGGTGGACGCGTACTTCGCGGCGACCCGCATTGCGCCGCGGGTCACGCTCGAGTCCAACGCCGTGGGCACCGTGCTCGCCATCGTGCGCGCGGGGCTCGCCGTCACCCTGCTCCCCGAGCCGCACCTCACCGATGCCGAGCGCCTGGTGGTGAAGCGGCTCTCCCCTGCGCCGCGCACGGAGCTGGCAGCGCTGGTGTGGCGCAAGGGCGCGCCGCGCACGCCCGCGGCCGAGGTGTTCGCGGAGGCGGTGCGCGCGCGGGCGAGGGAGGGGAGGGGCTGA
- a CDS encoding sorbosone dehydrogenase family protein, which translates to MVRKGLLTGAVLGLVGAVAVEARAAQQQDAQVQAAEEGAGDEAQAKKVLDALPGVLRGTLRVRTETVATGMTAPLLGAAAPGVPGSLFVVDQVGVLWRVDLSSGAKEVYLDVRDLLVKVGIAAIGGYDERGFLGLAFDPQFETNGLFYTYTSEPVSGDADFTFPKVGATCEKAPSSLAPDHQNVLREWHVASPTDAASRPDATSRVLMRVDWGNYNHNGGMLQFGGDGLLYVSLGDGGGEDDQTCQLNGDGKATIGHSPLGNGQDPTLVYGKLLRIDTRGTSSANRQYGVPSDNPFVSASALGIRPEIYALGLRNFWRYAFDAPSGLLIGNDVGQGAIEEVDVIRAGGNYGWRLKEGTALFDPQAFLATPEGETDGTPVELSPGYPAAVVDPVAEYGHQHRTTNQGSASIGGYVYRGSAIPELAGRYVFGDYSADESKAEGRIYMLDQTVDQLGTGEQTPTPSTRARVVNLTSRPLDIFVEGFARDASGELYVMGNRMGIPKGKTGELRRLVPVR; encoded by the coding sequence ATGGTGCGCAAGGGACTGCTCACGGGGGCCGTGCTCGGCCTCGTGGGAGCGGTGGCGGTGGAGGCGCGGGCGGCGCAACAGCAGGATGCACAGGTGCAGGCGGCGGAGGAGGGGGCGGGAGACGAGGCGCAGGCCAAGAAGGTGCTGGATGCGCTCCCAGGGGTGCTGCGCGGCACGCTGCGGGTGCGCACCGAGACGGTGGCCACCGGGATGACTGCCCCCCTGCTCGGTGCGGCGGCCCCCGGGGTGCCCGGGAGCCTCTTCGTGGTGGACCAGGTGGGCGTGCTGTGGCGCGTGGACCTGTCCAGCGGAGCGAAGGAGGTGTACCTGGACGTGCGCGACCTGCTGGTGAAGGTGGGCATCGCGGCCATCGGTGGGTACGACGAGCGGGGGTTCCTCGGGCTCGCGTTCGACCCCCAGTTCGAGACCAACGGGCTCTTCTACACGTACACCTCCGAGCCGGTGAGCGGCGACGCCGACTTCACCTTCCCGAAGGTGGGCGCGACCTGTGAGAAGGCGCCCTCGAGCCTCGCACCGGACCACCAGAACGTGCTGCGCGAGTGGCACGTGGCGAGCCCCACCGACGCGGCGAGCCGCCCGGACGCCACCAGCCGCGTGCTGATGCGGGTGGACTGGGGCAACTACAACCACAACGGCGGCATGCTGCAGTTCGGCGGGGACGGGCTGCTCTACGTGTCGCTCGGGGACGGCGGCGGAGAGGACGACCAGACCTGCCAGCTCAACGGCGACGGCAAGGCGACCATCGGCCACTCGCCCCTGGGCAACGGGCAGGACCCCACGCTCGTCTACGGCAAGCTGCTGCGAATCGACACGCGTGGCACCTCCTCGGCGAACCGCCAGTACGGCGTGCCCAGCGACAACCCCTTCGTGAGCGCGAGCGCGCTGGGTATCCGGCCGGAGATCTACGCGCTCGGGCTGCGCAACTTCTGGCGCTACGCGTTCGACGCGCCCAGCGGCCTGCTCATCGGCAACGACGTGGGACAGGGCGCCATCGAGGAGGTGGACGTCATCCGCGCCGGCGGAAACTACGGCTGGCGGCTGAAGGAGGGCACGGCGCTCTTCGACCCGCAGGCCTTCCTCGCCACGCCCGAGGGCGAGACGGACGGCACCCCGGTGGAGCTGTCGCCGGGCTACCCCGCGGCCGTGGTGGACCCGGTGGCGGAGTACGGCCACCAGCACCGCACCACGAACCAGGGCAGTGCGAGCATCGGCGGCTACGTGTACCGCGGCAGCGCCATCCCGGAGCTCGCCGGCCGCTACGTGTTCGGCGACTACTCGGCGGACGAGAGCAAGGCGGAGGGCCGCATCTACATGCTCGACCAGACCGTGGACCAGCTGGGCACGGGAGAGCAGACACCCACCCCGTCCACGCGCGCCCGGGTGGTGAACCTCACCTCGCGCCCGCTGGACATCTTCGTGGAGGGCTTCGCCCGCGATGCGAGCGGCGAGCTGTACGTGATGGGCAACCGCATGGGCATCCCCAAGGGGAAGACGGGCGAGCTGCGCCGCCTGGTGCCCGTGCGCTGA
- a CDS encoding ABC transporter permease: MNAFVQDTRYALRSLARARSFALAAILTLALGVGANSTIFSIIDSLWFKAFPFPREARVVELFGVNAARGLEEDEATPYEYAAWRDSGAFESLAAYGFGDSTVRLGAEPERARVTFTTPQLFGLMRARPELGRFFTAEEDVAGHDGVAVLSHDVWVRRFGADPGVLGRSVTVEGVARTVVGVLPRDAQYPPGTQVWVPLALTAEQLAAPAGSVLALGSLKPGLTDAQALQLAKAASKRVEEARPETNAGWSVTFEHPREQFLGDARIFLVLLSAAVGLVLLIACANVANLLLARGSLRQRELAVRAALGAGRGRLVRQMLTESLLLAAAGSALGLLLARWGVDLVVHSVPAERAAAIPGWLAAAVDGRAVAFTAGLTLLTTLVFGLLPALRASRVDPQKALRAVGGTDPSGGRLRGALVVAEVALSVVLLTCAALLMQSLVQMRSAPVGFEPRGLLTLQVGLGGPRYARPEAREQFLEQLLPRLEQLPNVERAGALSRLPLGGSYQTRGYNVGGRPLLPPTEQPAAEFRLASPGGLEALGVRLVSGRAFTASDRAGAPPVVLVNEAFARSVFPGEDPLGKQLLLGPQNVPHLVVGVVTDLRGRQLRTLPRPELLRPLAQGLAEEDTVSLVLRARAGDPLALAPQVRALLAELDPEVPASQVRTYARVIDDAIAGERVAGRMLAAFALVALVLAAVGVYGVVSYSVSERTYEMGVRMALGARAGDVRRQVLGGSLRLAGTGVALGTVAALGLAHLISSVLFGVSPRDPATYLAIAGALLTVALVAAYAPARRATRVDPAVALRSA, translated from the coding sequence ATGAACGCCTTCGTCCAGGACACCCGCTACGCGCTGCGCAGCCTCGCCCGCGCCCGCAGCTTCGCCCTCGCCGCCATCCTCACCCTGGCCCTGGGGGTGGGCGCCAACAGCACCATCTTCTCCATCATCGACTCGCTGTGGTTCAAGGCCTTCCCCTTCCCGCGGGAGGCGCGCGTGGTGGAGCTGTTCGGGGTGAACGCGGCGCGCGGGCTCGAGGAGGACGAGGCCACCCCGTACGAGTACGCCGCCTGGCGCGACAGCGGCGCCTTCGAGAGCCTCGCGGCGTACGGCTTCGGGGACTCCACCGTGCGGCTCGGAGCCGAGCCCGAGCGCGCGCGCGTCACCTTCACCACCCCGCAGCTCTTCGGGCTGATGCGAGCGCGCCCGGAGCTCGGGCGCTTCTTCACCGCCGAGGAGGACGTGGCGGGACACGACGGCGTGGCGGTGCTCAGCCACGACGTCTGGGTGCGGCGCTTCGGCGCGGACCCCGGGGTGCTGGGGCGCAGCGTGACGGTGGAGGGCGTGGCGCGCACGGTGGTGGGCGTGCTCCCGCGCGATGCGCAGTACCCGCCGGGCACCCAGGTGTGGGTCCCCCTCGCGCTCACCGCGGAGCAGCTCGCCGCGCCCGCCGGGAGCGTGCTCGCGCTGGGGAGCCTGAAGCCGGGGCTGACGGACGCGCAGGCCCTGCAGCTCGCGAAGGCGGCGAGCAAGCGCGTGGAGGAGGCCCGGCCAGAGACGAACGCCGGCTGGAGCGTCACCTTCGAGCACCCGCGCGAGCAGTTCCTCGGCGACGCGCGCATCTTCCTCGTCCTCCTCTCCGCGGCCGTGGGGCTGGTGCTCCTCATCGCGTGCGCCAACGTGGCGAACCTGCTGCTCGCGCGCGGAAGCCTGCGGCAGCGCGAGCTCGCCGTGCGCGCCGCGCTGGGGGCGGGCCGGGGGCGGCTCGTGCGGCAGATGCTCACCGAGAGCCTCCTGCTCGCGGCCGCCGGCAGCGCGCTGGGGCTCCTGCTCGCCCGCTGGGGCGTGGACCTGGTGGTGCACAGCGTGCCCGCAGAGCGCGCGGCCGCCATCCCCGGCTGGCTCGCGGCCGCGGTGGACGGGCGCGCGGTGGCCTTCACGGCGGGGCTCACGCTGCTCACCACGCTCGTGTTCGGCCTGCTGCCGGCGCTGCGCGCGAGCCGCGTGGACCCGCAGAAGGCCCTGCGCGCGGTGGGCGGTACGGACCCTTCCGGGGGACGCCTGCGCGGCGCCCTGGTGGTGGCCGAGGTGGCGCTCTCCGTGGTGCTGCTCACCTGCGCCGCGCTCCTGATGCAGAGCCTCGTGCAGATGCGCTCGGCGCCCGTGGGCTTCGAGCCGCGCGGCCTGCTCACGCTGCAGGTGGGGCTGGGCGGTCCGCGCTATGCGCGGCCCGAGGCCCGGGAGCAGTTCCTCGAGCAGCTGCTGCCCCGGCTCGAGCAACTGCCCAACGTGGAGCGGGCCGGCGCGCTCTCGCGGCTGCCGCTCGGCGGCTCCTATCAAACGCGCGGCTACAACGTGGGTGGCCGGCCCCTGCTGCCCCCGACCGAGCAGCCCGCCGCGGAGTTCCGCCTCGCGAGCCCGGGAGGCCTGGAGGCGCTAGGCGTCCGGCTCGTCTCCGGGCGCGCCTTCACCGCGAGCGACCGCGCGGGCGCGCCGCCGGTGGTGCTCGTCAACGAGGCCTTCGCTCGCAGCGTCTTTCCCGGCGAGGACCCCCTGGGCAAGCAGCTCTTGCTCGGGCCGCAGAACGTGCCCCACCTCGTCGTGGGCGTGGTGACGGACCTTCGCGGCCGGCAGCTGCGCACCCTGCCGCGCCCCGAGCTGCTGCGCCCGCTCGCGCAAGGCTTGGCAGAGGAGGACACGGTGTCGCTGGTGCTGCGCGCACGGGCAGGAGACCCGCTGGCGCTCGCGCCGCAGGTGCGCGCGCTGCTCGCGGAGCTGGACCCCGAGGTACCCGCCTCCCAGGTGCGCACCTACGCGCGGGTCATCGACGACGCCATCGCCGGCGAGCGGGTGGCGGGGCGGATGCTGGCCGCGTTCGCGCTCGTGGCGCTGGTGCTCGCGGCGGTGGGCGTCTACGGCGTCGTGTCCTACTCGGTGAGCGAGCGCACCTACGAGATGGGCGTGCGCATGGCGCTGGGCGCGCGCGCAGGGGATGTGCGCCGGCAGGTGCTGGGGGGGAGCCTGCGGCTCGCGGGGACGGGCGTGGCGCTCGGCACGGTGGCGGCGCTGGGGCTCGCCCACCTCATCTCCAGCGTGCTGTTCGGCGTGAGCCCGAGGGACCCGGCGACGTACCTGGCCATCGCGGGCGCGCTGCTCACCGTGGCGCTCGTCGCCGCGTACGCACCTGCGCGCCGGGCCACCCGCGTGGACCCGGCCGTGGCCCTGCGTTCGGCCTGA
- a CDS encoding ArnT family glycosyltransferase, translating to MHPAASLPSRRPTEGVFLALLGLAALVRVALSAGTDLYFDEAYYWQWAQALDWSYFDHPPLVAWLIAALGVRTGALLCGAATVGVVGLLARDVYGSGAAGLRAAALYSVVPAAVLAGVWVTPDTPLLLFWALTLWALHHERWVLAGLAAGLAMLAKYPALLLGAAYLCVAARERRLPRGIWATLGLGALLFLPVVLWNAQHGWVGFGFQLKHGLGGRGGLATFGEFLLGQVGMAGPGLFLFTLAWGLRGPKEQRLLRAAALVPLAAFGLAALRTRGEANWPCMAYVAACVGLAGASRRWQLAAGLGALLITLGGASHVLFPVVRPERDVLLSRAHGWRTLERLADPELLFPGAPDALPSMVWTPSYQLASQVAYYAHVPTSVAEGRVSQYDLWPEPPLSAGQDALWVSEYEEPPASLTARFGRVEGPVALPAEYLGRRVHTFRVWRLVGLRGP from the coding sequence GTGCACCCCGCCGCCTCCCTGCCGTCCCGGCGCCCCACGGAGGGCGTCTTCCTGGCCCTGTTGGGCCTGGCGGCGCTGGTGCGCGTGGCGCTGAGCGCGGGCACGGACCTCTACTTCGACGAGGCCTACTACTGGCAGTGGGCGCAGGCGCTGGACTGGAGCTACTTCGACCACCCGCCCCTCGTGGCCTGGCTCATCGCGGCGCTCGGCGTGCGCACCGGGGCGCTCCTGTGCGGCGCGGCGACCGTGGGCGTGGTGGGCCTGCTCGCGCGGGACGTGTACGGCTCGGGCGCGGCGGGCCTGCGCGCCGCGGCGCTCTACAGCGTGGTGCCCGCGGCGGTGCTCGCGGGCGTGTGGGTGACGCCGGACACGCCGCTGCTGCTCTTCTGGGCCCTCACCCTGTGGGCGCTGCACCACGAGCGCTGGGTGCTGGCGGGGCTCGCGGCGGGGCTCGCGATGCTCGCGAAGTACCCGGCGCTGCTCCTGGGCGCGGCCTACCTGTGCGTGGCCGCGCGCGAGCGGCGCCTGCCGCGCGGCATCTGGGCGACGCTGGGCCTGGGCGCGCTGCTCTTCCTGCCCGTGGTGCTGTGGAACGCCCAGCACGGCTGGGTGGGCTTCGGCTTCCAGCTGAAGCACGGGCTGGGCGGGCGCGGCGGGCTCGCCACCTTCGGCGAGTTCCTCCTGGGCCAGGTGGGGATGGCGGGGCCCGGCCTCTTCCTCTTCACGCTCGCGTGGGGGCTGCGCGGCCCGAAGGAGCAGCGGCTGCTGCGCGCGGCGGCGCTGGTGCCGCTCGCGGCCTTCGGGCTCGCGGCGCTGCGCACGCGCGGCGAGGCGAACTGGCCCTGCATGGCGTACGTGGCCGCGTGCGTGGGGCTCGCGGGGGCCTCGCGGCGCTGGCAGCTCGCCGCCGGCCTGGGCGCGCTGCTCATCACCCTCGGCGGGGCGAGCCACGTCCTCTTCCCCGTGGTGCGTCCGGAGCGCGACGTGCTGCTCTCGCGCGCGCACGGCTGGCGCACGCTGGAGCGGCTCGCGGACCCGGAGCTGCTCTTTCCCGGCGCCCCGGATGCGCTGCCCTCGATGGTGTGGACGCCGAGCTACCAGCTGGCGAGCCAGGTCGCCTACTACGCCCACGTGCCTACCAGCGTGGCCGAGGGGCGGGTGAGCCAGTACGACCTCTGGCCCGAGCCTCCGCTGAGCGCGGGGCAGGACGCGCTCTGGGTAAGCGAGTACGAGGAGCCCCCGGCCTCCCTCACCGCGCGCTTCGGCCGCGTGGAGGGTCCCGTGGCGCTGCCGGCCGAGTACCTGGGCCGGCGCGTGCACACCTTCCGCGTCTGGCGGCTGGTGGGGCTGCGCGGGCCCTGA
- a CDS encoding thioredoxin domain-containing protein yields the protein MNRLAHEPSPYLRQHADNPVDWYPWGDEALALARRENRPILLSVGYSACHWCHVMAHESFEDADTARLMNAYFVNVKVDREERPDLDQLYQGTVQLMGQGGGWPLTVFLTPDLRPFFGGTYFPPDDRYGRPGFKKLLEALHQAWNLKPQEVEQQAASFREGLGELATYGLDAAPSALQPSDVTAAGAKLLERVDPVHGGFGRAPKFPNPMNVAVLLRAWRRSRDPALKDAVLRTLEKMAQGGLYDQLGGGFHRYSTDERWLVPHFEKMLYDNAQLLHLYAEAEQVQPRALWRKVAEETVAYVRREMTSPEGGFYATQDADSEGEEGRFFVWRPSEIAIVLPHERAELLMRHLGVTPQGNFENGTSVLEVVVPAEQLAQERGVDVAHVERELSEARALLFAARERRVKPGRDEKILAGWNGLMIRGLALAARVFARPDWAELACGAAHFVLAQMWDGERLHHTHQEGRARIEGFLEDYGGMASGLTALYQATFNPRYLEAAEALATRAEALFWDERQQAYLSAPRGMKDLVVETYSIFDNASPSGASTLAEAQVALAALTGRRVHLERAERYLSRMRSQLQQNPMGYGHLLLAADSFLDGAAELTLAGSREAVAPLLATANRTYAPTVALGLKDPSAPVSALLREGLEGRDPVHGRAAAYLCRHFACEPPVLEPAELAARLASVR from the coding sequence ATGAACCGCCTCGCCCACGAGCCCAGCCCCTACCTGCGCCAGCACGCCGACAACCCCGTGGACTGGTACCCCTGGGGCGACGAGGCGCTCGCGCTCGCCCGGCGCGAGAACCGGCCCATCCTGCTGTCTGTGGGCTACTCCGCCTGCCACTGGTGCCACGTCATGGCGCACGAGTCCTTCGAGGACGCGGACACGGCACGCCTGATGAACGCGTACTTCGTGAACGTGAAGGTGGACCGCGAGGAGCGCCCGGACCTGGACCAGCTCTACCAGGGCACCGTGCAGCTGATGGGGCAGGGCGGCGGCTGGCCCCTCACCGTGTTCCTCACCCCGGACCTGCGCCCCTTCTTCGGCGGCACCTACTTCCCTCCCGACGACCGCTACGGCCGCCCCGGCTTCAAGAAGCTGCTCGAGGCGCTGCACCAGGCGTGGAACCTCAAGCCCCAGGAGGTGGAGCAGCAGGCGGCCTCCTTCCGCGAGGGGCTGGGCGAGCTCGCCACCTACGGCCTCGATGCCGCGCCCAGCGCACTGCAGCCCTCCGACGTCACGGCCGCAGGCGCCAAGCTGCTCGAGCGCGTGGACCCGGTGCACGGCGGCTTCGGCCGCGCGCCCAAGTTCCCCAACCCGATGAACGTGGCGGTGCTGCTGCGCGCGTGGCGCCGCTCGCGCGACCCCGCGCTCAAGGACGCGGTGCTGCGCACGCTGGAGAAGATGGCGCAGGGCGGGCTCTACGATCAGCTCGGCGGCGGCTTCCACCGCTACTCCACCGACGAGCGCTGGCTCGTGCCGCACTTCGAGAAGATGCTCTACGACAACGCGCAGCTGCTGCACCTCTATGCAGAGGCCGAGCAGGTGCAGCCGCGTGCGCTGTGGCGCAAGGTGGCCGAGGAGACGGTCGCGTACGTGCGCCGCGAGATGACCAGCCCCGAGGGCGGCTTCTACGCGACGCAGGACGCGGACAGCGAGGGCGAGGAGGGGCGCTTCTTCGTGTGGCGCCCGAGCGAGATCGCCATCGTGCTGCCCCACGAGCGCGCCGAGCTGCTGATGCGCCACCTGGGCGTGACGCCGCAGGGCAACTTCGAGAACGGCACCAGCGTACTCGAGGTGGTGGTGCCGGCCGAGCAGCTCGCCCAGGAGCGCGGCGTGGACGTGGCCCACGTGGAGCGCGAGCTCTCCGAGGCGCGCGCGCTGCTCTTCGCCGCGCGCGAGCGGCGGGTGAAGCCGGGGCGCGACGAGAAGATCCTCGCGGGCTGGAACGGCCTGATGATCCGCGGCCTCGCGCTCGCCGCGCGCGTGTTCGCGCGGCCCGACTGGGCGGAGCTCGCCTGCGGCGCCGCCCACTTCGTGCTCGCGCAGATGTGGGACGGCGAGCGTCTGCACCACACGCACCAGGAGGGGCGTGCGCGCATCGAGGGTTTCCTCGAGGACTACGGCGGCATGGCGTCAGGGCTCACCGCGCTCTACCAGGCGACCTTCAACCCCCGCTACCTCGAGGCCGCGGAGGCGCTCGCCACCCGCGCGGAGGCGCTGTTCTGGGACGAGCGCCAGCAGGCCTACCTCTCGGCGCCCCGCGGGATGAAGGACCTGGTGGTGGAGACCTACTCCATCTTCGACAACGCCTCGCCCTCCGGCGCCTCCACGCTCGCCGAGGCCCAGGTGGCGCTCGCGGCCCTCACCGGGCGCCGCGTGCACCTCGAGCGCGCGGAGCGCTACCTCTCGCGCATGCGCTCGCAGCTGCAGCAGAACCCCATGGGCTACGGCCACCTGCTGCTCGCGGCCGACAGCTTCCTGGACGGGGCCGCGGAGCTCACGCTCGCAGGCTCCCGCGAGGCCGTGGCGCCGCTGCTCGCCACGGCCAACCGCACCTACGCGCCCACCGTGGCGCTGGGGCTCAAGGACCCCTCGGCCCCCGTGTCCGCGCTGCTGCGCGAGGGGCTGGAGGGGAGGGATCCGGTGCACGGCCGCGCGGCCGCATACCTGTGCCGCCACTTCGCCTGCGAGCCGCCGGTGCTGGAGCCGGCGGAGCTGGCCGCGCGGCTCGCCTCCGTGCGCTGA
- a CDS encoding peptidylprolyl isomerase, protein MKIAQDTVVTLDYRLHLGDGAVVDASEPGDPLVYLHGYEEIVPGLERALEGHAAGDKLQVVVKPEDGYGEYDPESVEEVPRSELPADLELEVGGIITGTDPDGDEVDFLVKELKGDKVVLDFNDPMAGKTLHFDVTVREVRAATAEEKEHGHSHAPGHEH, encoded by the coding sequence ATGAAGATTGCCCAGGACACCGTCGTCACCCTCGACTACCGCCTGCACCTCGGAGACGGCGCCGTCGTCGACGCGAGCGAGCCGGGCGATCCGCTCGTCTACCTGCACGGCTACGAGGAGATCGTCCCCGGCCTGGAGCGCGCGCTCGAGGGCCACGCCGCAGGCGACAAGCTGCAGGTGGTGGTGAAGCCGGAGGACGGCTACGGCGAGTACGACCCGGAGAGCGTGGAGGAGGTGCCGCGCTCGGAGCTGCCGGCGGACCTCGAGCTCGAGGTGGGCGGCATCATCACCGGCACCGACCCGGACGGCGACGAGGTGGACTTCCTCGTCAAGGAGCTGAAGGGCGACAAGGTGGTGCTCGACTTCAACGACCCGATGGCCGGCAAGACCCTGCACTTCGACGTGACGGTGCGCGAGGTGCGCGCCGCCACGGCGGAGGAGAAGGAGCACGGGCACTCCCACGCGCCCGGCCACGAGCACTGA
- a CDS encoding PAS domain-containing protein, with product MFPGSPPPPHPPPSEPERRALALELSDLGTWAWEIATDAVTLDARCAQHFGYADGRFPGRCREDFLERVLAEDRARVQAQVEASVREGTPYRHEYRVRWPDGSVHWVQSLGRAHRDPDTGRPARMVGTLTNVDARRTQQERFEHVVSSAGLGLWYCDLPLRTVTCNAVFRAQHGLPPEGDVTPEQLVARLHPEDRERVREAGRRTLEDGEPYELRVRVQPGEGQPLRWLRTSGRLTRDAQGQPQRFDGISLDVTAEQQLEESLRQTLLEKHESLQTLELINSTGQAIGAELQLEQLVQRVTDAGTQLSRAAFGAFFYNVLNAQGESYMLYTLSGVPREAFSKFPMPRNTAVFAPTFQGEGTIRSDDITKDPRYGKNHPRRGMPEGHLPVRSYLAVPVTSRSGEVIGGLFFGHPQVGVFTAREERLVEGLAGQVAVAMDNARLFQRAQEAISSRDTFLSIASHELRTPITSMKMLAQHMRKRIQAQDPAAFAPERVGRLVEQTERSIDRLSRLVEDMLDISRIATGRLQMQREAVDLSELTRDVVDRFEQQLTEAGHTLELKLTPGLVGQWDRDRLEQVLANLLTNALKYAPRAPLTVSTQALGDRALLEVQDRGPGIPPEHQHRVFERFERLAAATGVSGLGLGLHIAKHIVEAHEGRIQVHSAVGEGARFVVELPVLSPGGASGPAQA from the coding sequence ATGTTCCCCGGCTCCCCTCCCCCGCCCCACCCGCCCCCCTCCGAGCCCGAGCGCCGCGCGCTCGCCCTCGAGCTCTCGGACCTGGGCACCTGGGCGTGGGAGATCGCCACGGACGCGGTCACGCTCGACGCGCGCTGCGCCCAGCACTTCGGTTACGCGGACGGCCGCTTCCCCGGCCGCTGCCGCGAGGACTTCCTCGAGCGGGTGCTCGCGGAGGACCGCGCGCGCGTGCAGGCGCAGGTCGAGGCGAGCGTGCGCGAGGGCACCCCCTACCGCCACGAGTACCGCGTGCGCTGGCCGGACGGCAGCGTGCACTGGGTGCAGTCGCTCGGCCGCGCCCACCGCGATCCGGACACCGGGCGCCCCGCGCGCATGGTGGGCACGCTGACCAACGTGGACGCGCGGCGCACGCAGCAGGAGCGCTTCGAGCACGTGGTGAGCAGCGCGGGGCTGGGGCTCTGGTACTGCGATTTGCCCCTGCGCACCGTCACCTGCAACGCCGTGTTCCGCGCGCAGCACGGGCTGCCGCCCGAGGGCGACGTCACCCCCGAGCAGCTCGTCGCACGCCTGCACCCGGAGGACCGCGAGCGCGTGCGCGAGGCGGGCCGGCGCACCCTGGAGGACGGCGAGCCCTACGAGCTGCGGGTGCGGGTGCAGCCGGGGGAGGGCCAGCCCCTGCGCTGGCTGCGCACCTCGGGCCGCCTCACGCGCGACGCGCAGGGCCAGCCCCAGCGCTTCGACGGCATCTCGCTGGACGTCACGGCCGAGCAGCAGCTCGAGGAGTCGCTGCGCCAGACGCTGCTGGAGAAGCACGAGTCGCTGCAGACGCTGGAGCTCATCAACAGCACCGGGCAGGCCATCGGCGCCGAGCTGCAGCTGGAGCAGCTGGTACAGCGGGTGACGGATGCGGGCACGCAGCTGAGCCGCGCCGCGTTCGGGGCCTTCTTCTACAACGTGCTCAACGCGCAGGGAGAGAGCTACATGCTCTACACGCTCTCCGGCGTGCCGCGCGAGGCGTTCAGCAAGTTCCCGATGCCGCGCAACACCGCCGTCTTCGCCCCCACCTTCCAGGGCGAGGGCACCATCCGCAGCGACGACATCACGAAGGACCCGCGCTACGGCAAGAACCACCCGCGCCGCGGGATGCCCGAGGGGCACCTGCCGGTGCGCAGCTACCTCGCGGTGCCGGTCACCTCGCGCTCGGGCGAGGTCATCGGCGGGCTCTTCTTCGGCCACCCGCAGGTGGGCGTGTTCACCGCGCGCGAGGAGCGGCTGGTGGAGGGGCTCGCCGGGCAGGTCGCCGTGGCCATGGACAATGCGCGGCTCTTCCAGCGCGCGCAGGAGGCCATCAGCTCGCGCGACACCTTCCTGTCCATCGCCTCGCACGAGCTGCGCACGCCCATCACCTCCATGAAGATGCTCGCGCAGCACATGCGCAAGCGCATCCAGGCGCAGGACCCCGCCGCCTTCGCCCCCGAGCGCGTGGGCCGCCTGGTGGAGCAGACCGAGCGCTCCATCGACCGGCTCAGCCGCCTGGTGGAGGACATGCTGGACATCTCTCGCATCGCCACCGGGCGGCTGCAGATGCAGCGGGAGGCGGTGGACCTGAGCGAGCTCACGCGCGACGTGGTGGATCGCTTCGAGCAGCAGCTCACCGAGGCCGGGCACACGCTGGAGCTGAAGCTCACCCCGGGACTGGTGGGCCAGTGGGACCGCGACCGGCTCGAGCAGGTGCTCGCGAACCTGCTCACCAACGCGCTCAAGTACGCGCCCCGGGCGCCGCTCACCGTGAGCACCCAGGCCCTGGGCGACCGCGCGCTGCTCGAGGTGCAGGACCGCGGGCCCGGCATCCCGCCCGAGCACCAGCACCGCGTCTTCGAGCGCTTCGAGCGCCTGGCGGCCGCGACCGGGGTGAGCGGCCTGGGGCTGGGGCTGCACATCGCCAAGCACATCGTGGAGGCGCACGAGGGCCGCATCCAGGTGCACAGCGCCGTGGGCGAGGGCGCGCGCTTCGTGGTGGAGCTGCCCGTGCTCTCGCCGGGCGGCGCGTCCGGTCCCGCCCAGGCGTAG